Proteins encoded within one genomic window of Candidatus Binataceae bacterium:
- the fabF gene encoding beta-ketoacyl-ACP synthase II: MRRNGDRRVVVTGLGLVTPLGTGVEKNWEALMAGRSGIGRITRFDVSDFPVRIAGEIHDFNPADWIEKKDVKKMDLFIQYAVSAAEQAMRQSGLKIDESIAERVGVLVGVGIGGLLTIEENHLSFLDTRLKRITPFFIPKLIANLAPGQIAIRYGARGINLATTSACASGSHAVGEAFRLIRDGYLDAAITGGAEAALTSLGIGGFIAMRALSTRNDAPEAASRPFDAERDGFVMSDGAAALILEERELALKRGAAILAEIVAYAANGDAYHMTSPSPEGQGAGRCMQLCLEDGKLDPNEVDYINAHGTSTPQGDVAETQAIKHVFGERAAKIAVSSTKSMTGHTLGAAGAIESVYTVLAIARGMLPPTINHEHPDPECDLDYVPNRPRPAKIRLALNNSFGFGGTNTTLAFKPAQELHGN, translated from the coding sequence ATGAGACGCAACGGTGATCGCCGCGTGGTGGTAACCGGCTTGGGCCTGGTCACGCCGCTGGGGACCGGGGTCGAGAAGAACTGGGAGGCGTTGATGGCGGGGCGCTCGGGCATCGGCCGGATCACCCGGTTCGACGTCTCGGACTTTCCCGTGCGCATCGCCGGCGAGATCCACGACTTCAACCCCGCCGACTGGATCGAGAAGAAGGACGTCAAGAAGATGGACCTCTTCATCCAGTACGCGGTCTCCGCGGCCGAACAGGCGATGCGGCAGTCGGGGCTCAAGATCGACGAGAGCATCGCAGAGCGCGTCGGCGTGCTGGTCGGGGTCGGGATCGGCGGCCTGCTCACCATCGAAGAGAACCACCTCTCCTTCCTCGACACGCGGCTCAAACGGATCACGCCGTTTTTCATCCCGAAGCTGATCGCCAACCTCGCCCCCGGCCAGATCGCGATCCGCTACGGCGCGCGCGGCATCAATCTCGCTACCACCAGCGCCTGCGCCTCGGGCAGCCATGCGGTCGGCGAGGCCTTCAGGTTGATCCGCGATGGCTACCTCGATGCCGCGATCACCGGAGGCGCCGAGGCGGCGCTGACCTCGCTCGGCATCGGCGGCTTCATCGCGATGCGCGCGCTGTCCACACGCAACGACGCGCCCGAGGCCGCCAGCCGCCCGTTCGACGCCGAACGCGACGGCTTCGTGATGTCCGACGGTGCGGCGGCGCTGATCCTGGAAGAGCGCGAGCTGGCGCTCAAGCGCGGCGCCGCGATTCTGGCCGAGATCGTCGCCTACGCCGCCAACGGCGACGCCTATCACATGACCTCGCCATCGCCGGAAGGGCAGGGCGCAGGACGCTGCATGCAGCTTTGCCTCGAGGACGGCAAACTCGACCCCAACGAAGTAGATTACATCAACGCCCACGGCACCTCGACTCCGCAGGGCGACGTCGCCGAGACCCAGGCCATCAAGCACGTCTTCGGCGAGCGCGCGGCAAAGATCGCGGTCAGCTCGACCAAGTCGATGACCGGGCATACCCTGGGAGCGGCCGGCGCGATTGAGTCGGTTTACACGGTGCTCGCGATCGCGCGCGGGATGCTGCCGCCGACGATCAACCACGAACATCCCGACCCTGAGTGCGACCTCGATTACGTGCCCAACCGCCCGCGGCCGGCGAAGATCAGGCTGGCGCTGAACAACTCGTTCGGCTTCGGCGGTACCAACACCACCCTGGCCTTCAAGCCCGCCCAAGAGCTGCACGGGAACTAG
- the tkt gene encoding transketolase codes for MALATQQGKTAQTNLDQLCINSIRVLAIDAVQKANSGHPGMPMGMAPIAYLLWTRFMRYNPANPHWYGRDRFVLSAGHGSMLLYAMLYLTGYDLPLEQIQRFRQLGSITPGHPENHLTPGVETTTGPLGQGFGNGVGMAIAAKHLAARFERDASRLFDHRVFAIVSDGDLMEGVASEAASLAGHLRLGNIVYIYDDNHVTIDGHTDITFSEDVCRRFEAYGWHTQAVEDANDLDAVAHAIENAIAEEQRPSLIRVRSHIGYGSPNRQDTSKAHGQALGVEEVKLTKRNYGWPEEPPFYVPDEALRHMRECGARGRELEADWNRRFERYTKEHPAEAAEFKAMLAGELPAGWDAGLPQFTPTDTLATRESASRAEQAIARRVWNLFGGAADLNESTFVDVEGGGSFLAGNYAGRNLHFGIREHAMCAILNGIALHGGLIPYGSSFLVFTDYCRPSIRLAALMGLRVIYVFTHDSIGLGEDGPTHQPVEHLAALRAIPNLTVIRPGDANEAAEAWRIAMTHRHGPVLFALSRQKIPTLDRTAMAPASALARGAYVLCETPGRAAEIVLIASGSELQLAVGAKAELERRGRAVRVVSMPSFELFERQDAAYRDSVLPPANRRRLAIEAGVPQPWFRWVGLEGDVLGMTTFGASAPFQDLLKHFGFTVENVVERALRLLAH; via the coding sequence GTGGCTCTCGCGACTCAACAAGGCAAGACGGCGCAAACCAATCTCGATCAGCTGTGCATCAACTCGATCCGCGTGCTCGCGATCGACGCGGTGCAGAAGGCCAACTCGGGCCATCCGGGGATGCCGATGGGGATGGCGCCGATTGCCTACCTGCTGTGGACGCGCTTCATGCGCTACAACCCGGCCAATCCGCACTGGTATGGACGCGACCGCTTCGTACTGTCGGCCGGGCACGGTTCGATGCTGTTGTACGCGATGCTTTACCTGACCGGCTACGACCTGCCGCTCGAACAGATCCAGCGCTTCCGCCAGCTCGGCAGCATCACCCCCGGCCATCCGGAAAACCATCTCACGCCCGGCGTCGAAACCACGACTGGGCCGCTCGGCCAGGGCTTCGGCAACGGAGTCGGTATGGCGATAGCGGCGAAGCACCTCGCCGCCCGCTTCGAGCGCGACGCTTCGCGCCTGTTCGATCATCGCGTCTTCGCCATCGTCAGCGACGGCGACCTGATGGAAGGCGTGGCGAGCGAGGCAGCATCGCTCGCGGGCCACCTGCGGCTCGGCAACATCGTCTATATCTACGACGACAACCACGTGACCATCGACGGTCATACCGATATCACCTTCTCGGAGGACGTGTGCCGGCGCTTCGAGGCCTACGGATGGCATACCCAGGCGGTCGAGGACGCCAACGACCTCGACGCGGTGGCGCACGCGATCGAAAACGCGATCGCCGAGGAGCAGCGCCCCTCGCTCATCCGCGTGCGCTCGCACATCGGCTACGGCAGTCCCAACCGGCAGGACACCTCGAAGGCCCACGGCCAAGCGCTCGGGGTCGAGGAGGTGAAGCTCACCAAGCGCAACTACGGATGGCCCGAGGAGCCGCCGTTTTACGTGCCTGACGAGGCCCTGCGTCACATGCGCGAGTGCGGAGCGCGCGGGCGCGAGCTCGAAGCCGACTGGAACCGCCGCTTCGAGCGCTACACAAAAGAGCATCCGGCGGAAGCGGCCGAGTTCAAGGCGATGCTGGCCGGCGAGCTGCCTGCGGGATGGGACGCCGGACTGCCGCAGTTCACTCCCACCGACACGCTGGCGACGCGCGAGTCGGCCTCGCGCGCCGAACAGGCGATCGCAAGGCGAGTATGGAATCTGTTCGGCGGCGCAGCCGATCTTAACGAATCGACCTTCGTCGACGTTGAAGGCGGCGGCAGTTTCCTCGCGGGCAACTACGCGGGTCGCAATCTCCACTTCGGCATCCGCGAGCACGCGATGTGCGCGATTCTCAACGGGATCGCCCTCCACGGCGGCCTTATCCCCTACGGCTCGAGCTTCCTGGTCTTCACCGACTACTGCCGACCGTCGATCCGGCTCGCGGCGCTGATGGGCCTGCGGGTCATCTACGTTTTCACCCACGATTCGATCGGGCTGGGCGAGGACGGCCCGACTCATCAGCCGGTCGAGCATCTCGCCGCTCTGCGCGCGATCCCCAACTTGACCGTGATTCGCCCGGGCGACGCGAACGAAGCCGCCGAGGCGTGGCGGATAGCGATGACCCATCGACACGGCCCGGTGCTGTTCGCGCTCAGCCGTCAGAAAATTCCGACGCTCGATCGCACCGCGATGGCACCGGCGAGCGCGCTGGCGCGCGGCGCCTACGTGCTATGCGAAACGCCGGGGCGCGCGGCCGAGATCGTCCTCATCGCCTCCGGCTCCGAGTTGCAGCTCGCGGTCGGAGCCAAGGCCGAACTCGAAAGGCGCGGGCGCGCCGTGCGCGTGGTGAGTATGCCGAGCTTCGAGTTGTTCGAGCGGCAGGACGCCGCCTACCGCGACTCCGTGCTGCCGCCGGCCAATCGCCGCCGACTTGCGATCGAGGCCGGGGTGCCACAGCCGTGGTTTCGATGGGTGGGGCTGGAGGGCGACGTTCTCGGGATGACAACCTTCGGGGCGTCGGCACCCTTCCAGGATCTGCTCAAGCATTTCGGTTTCACCGTGGAGAATGTGGTCGAGCGCGCGCTCAGGCTGCTGGCGCACTGA
- the pgl gene encoding 6-phosphogluconolactonase: MAEPQLIILDDAQALYVHAAEEIVHFAGEAICTHGEFNLCLSGGSTPAATYELLAERFRLSVDWKEVQFFWGDERCVPPDDPASNFGMANRTMLSRLGLRPDQVHRIRGERPPEEAARAYEEEIRSCLGLGEGEFPRFNLILLGLGHNVHTASLFPGSPALHERERIAVAVEVDAPQPRRVTLTAPAINNAARVMFLVAGAEKAQAVKNALEGPRDPDRFPAQLVAPDDGEVIWMLDRDAASMLSRT; encoded by the coding sequence ATGGCAGAACCTCAACTGATCATCCTGGACGACGCGCAGGCGCTCTACGTGCACGCGGCGGAGGAAATTGTCCATTTCGCCGGCGAGGCAATTTGCACGCATGGCGAGTTCAACCTGTGCCTCTCGGGCGGCTCCACGCCGGCCGCCACCTACGAGCTGCTGGCCGAACGCTTTCGCCTCAGCGTGGATTGGAAGGAAGTACAGTTCTTCTGGGGCGACGAGCGATGCGTGCCGCCGGACGATCCAGCGAGCAACTTCGGGATGGCCAACCGCACGATGCTCAGCCGGCTCGGCCTGCGTCCCGATCAGGTGCATCGCATCCGCGGCGAAAGGCCTCCGGAAGAGGCTGCGCGGGCCTACGAGGAGGAAATCCGCTCGTGCCTTGGACTCGGCGAGGGCGAATTTCCGCGCTTCAACTTGATCCTGCTCGGGCTCGGCCACAACGTCCACACCGCCTCGCTCTTCCCAGGCAGCCCGGCGCTCCACGAGCGCGAGCGAATCGCCGTTGCGGTGGAAGTTGACGCCCCGCAGCCGCGCCGCGTGACCCTGACGGCGCCGGCGATCAACAACGCCGCACGGGTAATGTTCCTGGTGGCGGGGGCCGAGAAGGCGCAAGCGGTAAAAAACGCGCTCGAAGGGCCTCGCGATCCCGATCGCTTCCCGGCCCAGTTGGTCGCGCCCGACGACGGCGAAGTCATCTGGATGCTGGATCGCGACGCCGCAAGCATGCTGTCGCGCACCTGA